The proteins below come from a single Clupea harengus chromosome 21, Ch_v2.0.2, whole genome shotgun sequence genomic window:
- the helb gene encoding DNA helicase B — protein MSNVTSSPRGTLLVGYILPPKREAQRNQDEGSDPEEDEEEEDDPEFLDMGEMESLSAGGHMFHSSVPPRLEVDFLVLGSGRTLRVDGRFPLTDPWWEVTCRVGRTRNGRAVLQGFPSYALRRDLEGAESRSLAFQFLTACGAAPEHVIQFTEWLPEGTEVGLDTLPELLEEFENVEKHKTAADYMRRLVSKSGAGLCVHAARLYPLVMKHLPTLLPRQFKELLGMGKKKDKDAPEKHAEVELAEDLLAGLEEIIETDVWKLGFNSILYRELNLIRCEARLEAFEACGLFQTIPELQRHALLVYDQLKRQCQRSGSTYVDLHDLEDLMHAELRELSVWEAVRFLKEEGVVVLKGKKVVLQNLYAYETGIGEKLALLTRGGTAPWRIELDVRRVLTEAQEERLRARAEAQAEAEAQAEAGINKHGGQVNGTAVPEQEAGAVTVMEMPQDRAGVAGNGPREDLGYSNGETSTQAVHTDGGSSRDVTIDLTHSTPTQEVPGPEEPAPDRPVELQLDPDQVRAAEMICSNPVTVISGKGGCGKTTVVSLVFKAAMQQRHRDLEEVQKACKDYQNDPGGSQPVSDTDPQVGEENKQQQQQQQEEEEEKKKKDEEEEEKIEVLLTAPTGRAAGLLTKRTGFTAYTMHQVLFSYMHWKKAKKPTETQDPGEGAPWKFRGVRALVVDEGSLVSVQILHSLLAILTGEARLQKLVLLGDVRQLPSIEPGNALYDLFVSLRTVHWSIEMRTNHRAESELIVKNAGQIADMGKKCCFRPLDFDAVVDLDSSHEMPAADRRFIYVRVGSNDCAVQDAISLLLGHGAGLQDHKNSQFIALRRKDCALINELCCKKYVGHPTKNHKNRMDFQVGDKICCTRNNYVTDRSQELGRTRAAPMTEQQAAVAVPTQQGGPLTSDPQEGSSYGRAERKEKKKKKEEKEPERERLCNGEIFYITEDLTKVEEGSRRRSQKRYLTLDDGQGKVLCVLFRELQKLCRIQHAWARTIHTFQGSEAETIVYVVGSGVAQDWRHVYTAVTRGQKRVFIVSEDAEIERAIKGYVRKRNTRLSQLVRELVAEQRSAEEEPMSQSYLTQACLGTPSKGAPGFRPLQASQTLSQTPGPSAVPRDLKKECVDQDLDTSDGQAYGAPMEGTEDHTAVAKEKKPSWVLSGPQQSPVGSKRASGFEGWSTPPKQLKVASEDSPTGASSLRLLTLDSPSPAPVVKHLFSRRAGEDAAAGTPSPVMKFRPRVGLSERFAAAARCKEEGREGGAGPSSAHPQEASPSMIVPGFGRPPHSSLETSNTTVPPAIKYPKLFRGPCKEANSSETCLQDDLAFTQEYSWSPMGFVDDSSAMPHRSSVTDSLEVEFSKEPDVLQEMFN, from the exons ATGTCAAACGTAACCTCGTCGCCGCGTGGTACACTTTTAGTTGGCTACATCTTACCACCTAAGCGAGAAGCGCAAAGGAACCAAGATGAAGGTTCGGACCCCgaagaggacgaggaagaggaagacgatCCAGAGTTTCTGGACATGGGTGAAATGGAAAGCTTGTCTGCTGGAGGGCACATGTTTCATTCGTCCGTGCCACCACGACTCGAGG TTGACTTCCTGGTGTTGGGCTCTGGCAGGACCCTGCGGGTGGATGGCCGCTTCCCCCTCACGGACCCCTGGTGGGAGGTCACCTGTCGGGTGGGGCGCACTAGGAACGGCCGGGCGGTCCTCCAGGGTTTCCCCTCGTATGCACTTCGCAGGGACCTGGAGGGTGCGGAGAGCCGCTCCTTGGCGTTCCAGTTTCTGACCGCGTGTGGTGCGGCGCCAGAACACGTCATCCAGTTTACGGAGTGGCTGCCGGAGGGGACAGAGGTGGGGCTCGACACCCTGCCGGAGCTCCTGGAGGAGTTTGAAAATGTGGAGAAACACAAGACAGCCGCAGATTACATGAGGCGTCTGGTCTCCAAGTCAG GTGCaggtttgtgtgtacatgctgcCAGACTGTACCCTCTGGTGATGAAGCACCTGCCCACCCTCCTGCCCCGGCAGTTCAAGGAGCTCCTCGGGATGGGGAAGAAGAAGGACAAGGACGCCCCAGAGAAGCATGCTGAGGTGGAACTAGCAGAGGATCTGCTGGCAGGCCTAGAAGAGATCATTGAGACAGATGTGTGGAAGCTGGGCTTCAACTCT attcTCTACAGGGAGCTGAACTTAATCCGCTGCGAGGCTCGTCTCGAGGCCTTTGAAGCGTGTGGTCTGTTCCAGACCATTCCGGAGTTGCAGCGGCACGCGCTGCTGGTGTACGACCAGCTGAAGCGCCAGTGCCAGCGCTCGGGCAGCACGTACGTGGATCTCCATGACCTGGAGGATCTGATGCACGCCGAGCTGCGTGAGCTGTCCGTGTGGGAGGCTGTACGGTTCCTCAAGGAGGAGGGCGTGGTGGTGCTGAAAGGCAAGAAGGTGGTGCTGCAGAACCTCTATGCCTACGAGACGGGCATCGGGGAGAAGCTGGCGCTGCTTACGCGGGGTGGGACTGCGCCGTGGCGCATCGAGCTGGACGTCAGGCGGGTGCTGACGGaggcacaggaggagaggctgagggcGCGGGCAGAGGCACAGGCGGAGGCAGAGGCACAAGCCGAGGCAGgtataaacaaacatggaggacaGGTGAATGGTACAGCTGTCCCGGAGCAGGAGGCTGGGGCGGTAACGGTTATGGAGATGCCCCAAGACAGAGCAGGGGTTGCTGGGAATGGACCTAGGGAGGACCTGGGGTACTCCAATGGGGAGACGTCCACACAAGCCGTTCACACAGATGGCGGCTCCTCCCGGGACGTGACCATTGACCTTACGCACTCAACCCCGACCCAGGAGGTTCCCGGACCCGAGGAACCTGCCCCGGACCGGCCTGTGGAGTTACAGCTGGACCCCGATCAGGTGCGGGCGGCCGAGATGATTTGCTCCAACCCGGTGACGGTGATCAGTGGTAAGGGCGGCTGCGGCAAGACCACGGTGGTCAGCCTGGTGTTTAAAGCCGCCATGCAACAGCGCCACCGGGACCTGGAGGAAGTCCAGAAAGCCTGCAAGGACTACCAGAACGACCCGGGTGGCTCGCAGCCTGTGAGCGACACTGACCCTCAGGTTGGTGAAGAgaacaagcagcagcagcagcagcagcaggaggaagaggaggagaagaagaaaaaagacgaggaggaagaagagaagattgAGGTTCTTCTGACAGCACCCACAGGCAGAGCGGCTGGGCTGCTGACCAAGAGGACGGGCTTCACTGCGTACACAATGCACCAG GTGTTGTTCAGCTACATGCACTGGAAGAAGGCCAAGAAGCCCACCGAGACACAGGACCCGGGGGAGGGGGCGCCCTGGAAGTTCAGAGGGGTGCGGGCGCTGGTGGTGGACGAAGGCAGCCTGGTGTCCGTGCAGATCCTCCACTCGCTGCTGGCCATCCTCACAGGAGAGGCCCGGCTCCAGAAGTTGGTCCTGCTCG gtgatGTGCGCCAGCTACCCAGCATTGAGCCGGGAAACGCACTGTATGACCTGTTCGTCAGTCTGAGAACAGTGCACTGGTCCATCGAGATGAGAACCAACCACCGCGCTGAGTCTGAACTCATTGTCAAAAACGCTGGACA GATTGCAGACATGGGTAAGAAGTGCTGCTTCCGCCCTCTGGACTTTGATGCCGTCGTGGACCTGGACTCCTCCCACGAGATGCCCGCTGCCGACAGGAGATTCATCTACGTACGGGTGGGGAGCAACGACTGTG CTGTTCAGGATGCCATTTCGCTTTTACTTGGACACGGTGCTGGGCTTCAAGACCATAAAAACTCCCAATTCATCGCTTTGAGGAG GAAGGACTGTGCTCTGATCAACGAACTTTGTTGCAAGAAATACGTGGGTCACCCAACCAA AAACCACAAGAACAGGATGGACTTTCAAGTGGGGGACAAAATCTGCTGCACCAGGAACAACTATGTCACCGACCGGAGCCAGGAGCTCGGGCGGACTCGGGCGGCGCCGATGACGGAGCAGCAGGCGGCCGTCGCCGTGCCAACTCAACAGGGTggccctctgacctctgaccctcaggAGGGGAGCAGTTACGGGCGGGCAGAacggaaggagaagaagaagaagaaagaggagaaggaaccTGAGAGAGAACGCCTGTGCAATGGAGAGATCTTCTACATCACAGAG GACTTGACGAAGGTGGAGGagggcagcaggaggaggagccagaaGCGGTACCTAACTCTGGACGACGGGCAAGGgaaggtgctgtgtgtgctgttcagGGAGCTGCAAAAACTCTGCAGGATACAGCATGCCTGGGCGCGAACCATACACACCTTCCAG ggttcAGAAGCCGAAACCATCGTGTACGTAGTTGGCAGTGGGGTGGCTCAGGACTGGCGGCATGTGTACACGGCTGTCACGCGTGGCCAGAAGCGAGTTTTCATCGTCTCCGAGGACGCCGAAATCGAGAGGGCAATCAAAGGGTACGTCAGAAAACGCAACACTAGACTCAGCCAGCTAGTCAGAGAGCTGGTCGCAGAACAGAGATCAGCAGAAGAGGAGCCAATGAGTCAGTCCTACCTCACGCAGGCCTGCCTGGGCACCCCCTCTAAGGGAGCCCCAGGCTTTCGGCCTCTCCAGGCCTCGCAAACTCTGAGCCAGACCCCAGGGCCCTCTGCAGTGCCAAGAGATCTCAAGAAGGAATGTGTGGACCAGGACTTGGACACAAGTGATGGTCAGGCGTATGGAGCGCCTATGGAGGGTACAGAGGACCACACAGCCGTTGCCAAGGAAAAAAAACCCTCCTGGGTCCTTAGTGGCCCTCAGCAAAGTCCAGTCGGCAGCAAACGGGCCAGTGGCTTTGAGGGCTGGAGCACTCCACCCAAACAACTCAAG gTGGCCTCTGAAGACTCCCCTACTGGTGCGTCGAGTCTCCGTCTGCTCACGTTAGACTCCCCCAGCCCTGCCCCTGTGGTGAAGCACCTCTTCTCTAGAAGGGCAGGAGAGGACGCAGCCGCCGGCACCCCGAGTCCAGTCATGAAATTCCGGCCCAGAGTTGGGCTGTCTGAGAGGTTTGCTGCTGCGGCAAGATgcaaagaggaagggagagagggaggagcaggGCCCAGCAGCGCCCACCCTCAAGAGGCCTCTCCTTCCATGATAGTCCCAGGCTTTGGTAGGCCTCCGCACTCTAGCCTGGAGACGTCCAACACCACAGTGCCTCCTGCCATTAAATATCCCAAATTATTCCGAGGACCTTGCAAGGAGGCCAACTCAAGTGAGACCTGCCTGCAGGATGATCTAGCTTTCACTCAGGAATATAGCTGGTCACCTATGGGTTTTGTTGATGACTCCTCAGCAATGCCTCATAGAAGTTCTGTGACAGACAGTTTGGAAGTTGAGTTCTCCAAAGAGCCAGATGTTCTCCAAGAGATGTTCAACTGA